TTCTTGGCCAACTTGGTTGCACCAATGGTTAAAACAATCGACAAAACAGCGGGCAAAGCATCAGGGATCGCCGCCACGGCAAGCGCAATCGCAGTGGACAGTGACGCTGCCAGTATTTCAAAGGAAAGGTTACCGGTTTGCTGATAGGCTTTAAACAAGGCCAATCCTAACGTCAGGAAAACAATCCCGATCGCAACGATCATCAGTTTTTTACTCAAACTGTGAACGACCCGCTCGATCGGCGTCTTTTGTGTTTGCACGTCATTCATTAACTTGGCGATTTTACCGAGTTCGGTTTCCATCCCGGTAGCGACCACAACGCCATATCCGTTCCCGGCAGTTATCATCGAACCGGAAAAACCCATGTTGGTCTGATCGCCTAATTCAACTTTTTCGGTCAAGGCATGCGATTGCTTGCTCACGGGTTCTGCTTCACCGGTTAAGTGCGCCTCGGATGTTTGCAGATTGGCCACCCGCAACCACCGCACATCGGCTTCCAAAAAGTCACCGGTCTGCACTCGAACAATATCGCCTGGTACCAACTCGGCAACCGGTACATCTTCCCAAACGCCATCGCGTATCACCCGCGCCTGATGATCGGCCATATTACGGAGCGCGTCCATCGACTTTTTAGCCGATTGCGCCTGCCAGTAGCCCAAGCCGGAATTAACGCCGATAAGAATTAAGATCGCAATACTTTCATAAATCGCCGCCATCCCGTGACTACGATTGCCGGTTACAAAAAAATCATAAGCCGCACTCAGCAATGCCAAGCCGACTGCAACAAATAAAATAATGACAAGTGGTTCCTTGAGTGTCAGTAGAAATTGACGCCACGCTGGAATCGTTGGCGCGGCTTTCAATGCGTTCGGGCCGAACTTTGCCAATCTCGCCTCAGCCTCTGAGCTGGTTAATCCATGTGTCCGATTCGTCGTCAGTGCGGTTAAAACTTCTTCTTTGTGCTTTAAATAAACTTTGTTCATGGTCATCCCTTTCTTGATATAAGTTCTCGAATTCGGTTGGCGGCGCTTTTTTGCTTACTTAGGCTGTTTGAAACGTGCCTCTCCATAACGCGTTCGCCGGCGCAGGAGTCTGCGTGTAAGGACCTTGGTCGCAATGACCAAGCCCGGGTCATCACGCCCAAGGCCACTTAAAACGTGCCTCTTTCCATAACGCGTTCGCAGTCGCAGAAATCTCCGTGTAAGGACCTTGAAGCCTAAATGGCCAAAGCCCAGCCATTTACGTCCGAAGCTGCTTTCATCCGGGGTTTAAAACACGCTTCGCTCCATAACGCGTTCGCCGGCGCAGGAGTCTGCGTGTAAGGACCTTGGTCGCAATGACCAAGCCCGGGTCATCACGCCCAAGGCCACTTACACTCCGACTCCTAAACGCGCCGGCTCACGCTCACAAAAAGAGCGCACGCCTCGACGCCCTTTCTTCCCCAGGAAAGGCATCTTGAAGCATACGCTCAACCGATTCGTTGCTATTCAATATAGCTAATATTAAAACATAACACCGTTAACCTTGTCAAGTTGAACTCAGGCACCCTAACACCAGCCGTCAGTTAGGAATCTAAATCAGCCCCGTTAGACGCAATCACCTGCCGATACCAGTCGAAGGATTTTTTCTTGGAACGTTTAAGCGTTCCTTGGCCAGCATCGTCGAGATCGACATAAATGAAACCATAACGCTTCGACATCTGGCCGGTTGACGCACTGACCAGATCGATGCATCCCCATGGCGTATAGCCCATGACATCAACGCCATCATGAATGGCCGCACCGATTTGTTCGATGTGCTGCTTCAGATAGTCAATCCGGTAATCGTCGTGAATCTCGCCGGTTGAATCCGGCTGGTCCACGGCGCCGAGGCCATTTTCAACGATGAATAACGGCTTGCGATAACGGTCGTATAACTGGTTTAAGGCAATGCGCAAGCCGGTTGGGTCGATCTGCCAGCCCCATTCACTTGCTTCCAGGAAAGGATTCTTAATGCCGCTTAACAAGTTCCCGCCGACCTCGGCATGATCCTTCTGAACCGTTTCAACAACAGCAGACATGTAATAACTGAAGCCAATATAATCAACCGGATACTGCTTCAACAGTGCCAACTCAGCAGCCGAAAAGTCTAGATCGGTCAACTTGATGCCATATTGGTCCAGCAAAGCATCCGTGTATGCCGGATACTCACCGCGCACCTGAACATCGCCGCAGAAGAAATTGAAGGCTTGATTTTGTTGCAGCGTCGCCAGCTGATTGACCGGATTCGCGTCATAACTGTAAGTGGTGGCGTATAACAACATACAACCGATCTGAAGATCCTGATTCAACTGGTGCCCGATTTTGACCGCCTCGGCCCCAGCCACAAATTGATTGTGCCAGGCTTGGAAAATGTTACGCTTATCAGCCGCACCGTTGCTGTTCACCAAGCCTTGGCTCATCACCGGAAATGCCAGCGCACTGTTGATTTCGTTAAAGGTCATCCAGTACTTCACCTGTTTGAAATAACGGGTCAAGACGGTTTCGGCAAATCGCTTGTAAAAGCCAATGAGCTGCTTGTTCTTCCAGCCGCCATACTTGGTAACCAGGTGCAGTGGCATCTCGTAATGGGAAATCGTGATAATCGGTTCAATCCCATATTTCAAACACTCCGCGATCACTGCATCATAGAACGCCAGGCCAGCCATGTTAGGTGTCTTTTCATCACCTTCCGGAAAAATTCGTGACCAGGCAATCGAAAAGCGATAACATTTAAAGCCCATTTCACTAAACAGCTTGATGTCTTCTTTAAAATGGTGGTAATGATCGATCCCTCGATGATTCGGGTACCGATAGTTGCTTTCATCGATGGTCCAATCAAAATCCGGCTCATTCACCAGATCAAACCGTGCTTTTCCTTGGGGCAGGACATCGGCAATCGATAAGCCTTTGCCATCTTCACGATAGGCGCCTTCCAGCTGATTGGCTGCGGTCGCACCGCCCCACATAAATTGTTTGGGAAAATTCAAATAAGTCATGGTCAAATGTCCATCCTTTCTAAGCTAGCGTCATTAACGCATCGTCTTCTGTTGCCCCGTCCGCTCGAGTTTCAACCTGATAACGATCGGAGTTCGTCACAATCATCAGCACGGTTGGCGCATACCCTGCAGCTTTAATCGCTTGATAATCAAATTCAACCAACGGCGTACCGACATCCACCTTCTGTCCTTGTTCAATCAAAGGTTTAAAATACTTGCCTTTTAAATTCACGGTGTCGACACCAATGTGAATCAGAATCTCTGCGCCTTTATCAGACGTGATGCCAATAGCATGCGCGGTTGGATACACCAGACTGATCGTCCCTGCGACTGGTGCCTTGACCAAGTTATCCTCCGGTTCAATCGCGATGCCTTGTCCCATGGTGCCCGAGGAAAAGACTTCATCCGGCACTTCGCTGAGCGGCACCAGGGTTCCTTTAACCGGCGCTGCCAATGTTTCTGCATGATCCGCTGTCACCTGTGTTGCTTGCGGTTTGTCTTCTTTGACGCCCGCATTAATCCCGCCAAACACCAAGGTGAGGGCAACGCCGAGAACAAAGGCTACAATATCGCCGATCACCGAAACGCCGAACCCTTTACCGAGATAAGTCGGCAACGATAAGATGCTGGCCAATGATGCCACATTCGAACCGGCGCCGGACATCGCCACGATAATCCCGCCAACTGCTCCGGCAACACACGCGCAATAAAACGGCTTTTTCAATTTTAAGGTGATCCCGTAAATAGTTGGTTCTGTGACCCCGAAAAGTGCCGTAATCGTGCTTGAACCAGCCAGACTTTTCATTTTAGCATCGCGGGTTTTAAGGAACACCGCAAACGCCGCGCCGGCCTGTGCCAAGACTGCCGGCAAAAGAATCGGCATCATCGGATCTGTCCCATACTGGGCAATGTTGTTCATCATGACCGGCACCAAGGCCCAATGAACGCCGAAAATCACAAACACCTGCCAGAAGCCGCCAAGAACCATCCCCGCTAAAGCCGGCACGCTCTTGTTCAATGACACAATCGCCGTAGCAAGACCATTACTGAGAATGGAGCTGACCGGCCCGACCACCAACATGGTCAGCGGCACGATGATCACTAACAGACATAACGGTGCCAAAATGTTCCGAACCGACGGATGCCAAATTTTGTTGAAAAATGGTTCCAGAAACTTCTGAACCACGACGACCAGCAAAATCGGCAAGACCGTGGCCGTGTAATTAGCCGCCACCACCGGAATACCAAAGAAATCAATACTCGGTTTGCCAACGAGTCCGACGATGTTGGGATAAACCATCGCGGCAGCAATCGCCATCGCCACAAATGGATTCACCTTCAGATGTTTCGCGGCCGTAAACGCTAAGGCAATTGGTAAAAAGTAGAAAATGCCGTCTGCTGCTGCCCACCAAATCTGATAGGCGCCACTTTTGGTCGTTAACCAGCCAACCGCCACGGCCAGCGACAGCAAGCCCTTTAGAATCCCGGCACCGGCCATCGCACCCAAAAATGGTGTGAAAACGCCGGAAATAAAAGTTAGTAAGCCATTGAAAGCGCGTTTGAATGTCATTTTCTCATGCGGTTGGTCATTGGCCGCCTGCGCACTGTCACCTAAACTCGGTTCAAGTTTGATAATTGCCTGATAAACATCACTCACGTTATTGCCAATGACCACTTGATACTGGCCGCTTGCTTCCACGACCGTGATGACCCCGTCCAACGCCTCGACTTTCTGTTTAGCCGCGGTCGCTTTTTGCGGATCCTTCAATGTGAAACGCAGCCGCGTCGCACAGTGCCAAACCTGTTCAATATTCTGCTTGCCGCCAACCAACTGCAACAGTTGCTTCGCCAGTGTTGCTTCTCCCATTTTCGTTTCCTCCAGACCTTGGGCAATAAAAAAACCAGAAAGACGAAACCTAGGGCGTGCCTAAGTCAAGTCTTTCTGGTTTTGCCTAATTCAATAGTAACAAGCCAGATGGTACTGTATTCGCTTTCAATAACCACATCTTATCTGATTCATTAGCCGTCGTCAACTACTTTTTAAATTTTGCGCATGACTGGCAGCTAATCGGGAAATATGCAAGGTTAAATAGATCTGCTCGTTTTTGGAAACGGGTACGTTGACCTTCTGCTCGATGAACTGAACAACATCCTCCATACACTGATAAGCCTGCACATAATCTTCTTGCAAATGTGCCAGCAGGGCCTGATCGTGAGTCGCTTCCTGTTTATCTGTGTGCGCGTAAACCCGTTGAAGGAAAAACTTGAGATGAATCGCCAGTCGCTGGTACTCCGGCGTTTTGGTGTTCATGTCCAATCCTAGCCGATAGAAAATGATTTTCGTGACATTCGCCAGCATCTGCGTAAACGCCAGCGAATCAACCGGTTGCTGATGATTGAGGTCATTGCTAACAAACTTCAATGCGATGAACCCAGCCTCGTCTTCCGGCAACGTTTCGTCTAACTGCTCAGCTACGGCTTCTAACGCCCACTTGCCCATTCGATATTCCTGTTCATAGGCCATCTGAATTTCCCACAACAGTCGGTTATGCAATAACAAATTGTCATGCAACCGCATTACCGCGAAGTGCAGATGATCAGCCAATTCAATCAGCAAATAACTGTTAAATGTTGTTTGCAACTGAACTTCTGCCTCTTGCACAATCCGCGCCGCCAGCGTCAAATACTCGCTCGGTAAGCTGGCAATCGTCTCCGCCGCAATTTTTAACTTGGTTTGGTCTTCCGGAACGTACACCTTCATGCTGTCTCGCAATGTCAGTGTTTCCCCTTTTTTGGCATGAAACCCGATACCGCGTTCAACGATAATCGTCTCGCGCTGCTCATGCCGAACCACAACCGCATTATTGTTAAGAATCGTTTCAATGATCATGGCGCGTGCCCTCCTCCAAGACGGTCAGACCATTTGCTGATCCGTGTTCAAATTCAGGCTATCAATCTTTGGGGAAAATGACAACGGAAACATCTTAATTCATTTTACTAAGGTCAACTTCTTCTTGGCCTAACTGATCAAGCCAGTTCAACATGGTTGTCAATGCAAGCCCGACATTGCCGAGCTGACAATGATTGCTGGCAAATTCTTTTGCCGTAAATCTCCTTGCCGTTAGCGAATGAACTTGGGTTAAGGTACTAATTTGCCGTGGCAACTGATCATTTGCGACATAATGATCATTAGCTCCAGCCAGCAATAAAACATCCTGCTTAACTAACGGCGAAATCTTATCGGTCGTATAATTGAGCGTTTTCTGGATAAAATCGAATGGCGTCTCAACTCCCATCACCTTCATACCCTGTTGGAATGCCCATTGAAGCATTAAACTTTTCGCCATTAGCTGGTCAGCCATTCCATTAATCTGATTTTTATTCTCTTCGGTTACCAGTGATCGACTGAATTTCTTTTTTAACTCGGGTGGTAACTGATTCATCAAGCAGTCAAAAAAGTCGGGGAAAATATCATAACAGATAACGCGGTTGATGCGCGGTTCAAACGCCGCTGCCCTTAAAGCAAGATTACCACCCAACGACATACCTATAGCAGTTGCCGTGTCAACATGAAAATAATCGAGCACCGCTTTTACCGGCTTTTCCCACTGGTGCGTCATCGGCAAATATTCCTCTTCCAAACAATAACCTTGGCCAGGACCGTCAAAATAAATGACATCATATCCCGCGTCACGCAAGACAAGCATGAGCCGGGTCACTTCCTCAATGTCACCATCAAAACCATTTAAAAATAAAAGGGTGGCCCGCGGATTTGAAGGTGTTATCCGATAGGCAGACATGTGCACATTTTCATAAGGAATCAAGAAGTGCTGTTTTTCAGTAATGCCGTAATAAGCATTGCTCAGTGAGATAAATTGATGACGCAGGTTGATTTTTCCTGAATCGGTTGAAGGTAGGTAAAATTCTGCCAGTCTAAAATACATCGCAGCGCGTAACTTTTCATCCTTTTTTAGTGCTGTTTTGCCAAGGCTTTCGAACGCTGTAACAAGTTCGGGATAAGTTTGCTTAGGATTGTCGAGACGCTTCATCTGCTGCAACATTTCGCGATCATTTGACCAGTTAAAGAACCGATTCATTTGGAAATTGACACTCTGATCATGGTTCACTTGATAAAGACCGACTGGAAAATCTGATACCGTCCATTTTTTTGGCATTATAAAGTTCCTTTCTTGATGCTGAATCCACTATACATGCCGTTATAAAACGGCTACAATGCTTAACAGACGGCCATTTGTTGCTTATACAACAAATGGTTTGTCAATGTCGTCCAAGTCAAGATTAATCAACAGAGGTGTCTTAAATGTCGCATCAAACTGATTTGCGTGTCACTAAAACCAACGATGCTATCCACACGGCCTTTCTTTCCCTTATCGATCAAAAAGGGTTTGAAAATATCACCATCAATGACATTGCCCAAACTGCCAAAATTAATCGCTCGACATTCTATCTTCACTATGTCGATAAATACGATTTGCTTAAACAAATGACAGCAGTCGGCATGACTAAAATCATTGCTGCGATGGCCCCCGAACTTTACTTTTCTAAAAACACCTTTAAAGAAGCCGCCTTTACCGACTACCTAGGACAAGCGCTAAAAGTTGTGGCAAATGAACCGCGTCTCTATGCATTTATCTTAAATGACCCCAACCATTTAGGTCTAAGACAACAGGCTGAAGACGCTTTACAACAACGTCTCATCGAATGTTTGCCGCAAAAGACCGCCGTTGAACGCGATCTGTTGTTAAACATTGTGCCCGCCGTCTATCTCAGTGTCATTCGCTGGTGGCTTGCCAATGATATGCGTTATTCTTCAACCTTTTTAGCACACGAATTAGCGAAGTTTTTCAAGCTTGGGTCAAGAAGTTTGATGAGTCCTGAATCTCATATGAATTTTTGAGAGTGTTCGAAATTATTCTAAAAATCCGGCATTCTAAAAAATCCTTTTGAATCATAAAAAATTCACCCCTGAGACAACTTATCTCAAGAGGGTGAATTTTTGTTTTCTATGAAAGACCATTGAAGCACGATGAGCATTCGATGCAAAACAGGTCACAAATTACTTTTCTTCCACAACCTGCCGATTACTGAAACGATAAATCCGATCCGCATAGGCTGCCGATTCTGCGCGGTGTGAAATTAAAATGACGATGCCGTGATAATAGGCTTTGATCGTATCCAGAATCAAGCGCTCATTTTCAGTGTCGAGATTGCTGGTGGGTTCATCTAAGACCAAGACGCTGCTAGGATGCAGTAAGGCGCGGGCCAATTCGAGCCGTTGCTGTTCGCCACTGGAAAAAGGCACGTGACCGGCAGCAATTTGCGTATCCAGTCCATTGGCAACCTGTTTTAACCGGTCACTTAGTTTAACTTGCGCCAATACCGTCCAAATTTGGTCATCCGTGATCGTTGGATCATGTAATGTCAGATTATCACGGACCGTTTCGGAGAAAAATATCGCGGTCTGCGGCAAATAATTAATTTGTGCCCGCAGCGATTGGGAACTGATCGTCGCAAGGTCCGTGTCATTGATCAGAATCTGACCGCTTGTGACCGGATACCATCCCATGATCAGTTTAGCTAACGTACTTTTGCCCGACCCACTGGCACCCACAAAACCGGTGATCTCGCCAGCCTTTAAGGTCAGCGTCACGTCGTTTAGAACTTCTTCAGGACGCGCTGGATAACTAAATGAAACCTGCTTCACCTGAATCTGCTTAATCGCATCGACTGTCTGACTTGCGGTTGCCGGCGCTGCCATTAACGGCTGCTCCTGCAGTAAGCTGAATAGATTTTTAGCCGCCGCAAACCCGTTAAGTAGGGATCCAGGAAGATTGTTTAATGCGAGC
Above is a window of Lacticaseibacillus casei DSM 20011 = JCM 1134 = ATCC 393 DNA encoding:
- a CDS encoding glycoside hydrolase family 1 protein — protein: MTYLNFPKQFMWGGATAANQLEGAYREDGKGLSIADVLPQGKARFDLVNEPDFDWTIDESNYRYPNHRGIDHYHHFKEDIKLFSEMGFKCYRFSIAWSRIFPEGDEKTPNMAGLAFYDAVIAECLKYGIEPIITISHYEMPLHLVTKYGGWKNKQLIGFYKRFAETVLTRYFKQVKYWMTFNEINSALAFPVMSQGLVNSNGAADKRNIFQAWHNQFVAGAEAVKIGHQLNQDLQIGCMLLYATTYSYDANPVNQLATLQQNQAFNFFCGDVQVRGEYPAYTDALLDQYGIKLTDLDFSAAELALLKQYPVDYIGFSYYMSAVVETVQKDHAEVGGNLLSGIKNPFLEASEWGWQIDPTGLRIALNQLYDRYRKPLFIVENGLGAVDQPDSTGEIHDDYRIDYLKQHIEQIGAAIHDGVDVMGYTPWGCIDLVSASTGQMSKRYGFIYVDLDDAGQGTLKRSKKKSFDWYRQVIASNGADLDS
- a CDS encoding beta-glucoside-specific PTS transporter subunit IIABC; translation: MGEATLAKQLLQLVGGKQNIEQVWHCATRLRFTLKDPQKATAAKQKVEALDGVITVVEASGQYQVVIGNNVSDVYQAIIKLEPSLGDSAQAANDQPHEKMTFKRAFNGLLTFISGVFTPFLGAMAGAGILKGLLSLAVAVGWLTTKSGAYQIWWAAADGIFYFLPIALAFTAAKHLKVNPFVAMAIAAAMVYPNIVGLVGKPSIDFFGIPVVAANYTATVLPILLVVVVQKFLEPFFNKIWHPSVRNILAPLCLLVIIVPLTMLVVGPVSSILSNGLATAIVSLNKSVPALAGMVLGGFWQVFVIFGVHWALVPVMMNNIAQYGTDPMMPILLPAVLAQAGAAFAVFLKTRDAKMKSLAGSSTITALFGVTEPTIYGITLKLKKPFYCACVAGAVGGIIVAMSGAGSNVASLASILSLPTYLGKGFGVSVIGDIVAFVLGVALTLVFGGINAGVKEDKPQATQVTADHAETLAAPVKGTLVPLSEVPDEVFSSGTMGQGIAIEPEDNLVKAPVAGTISLVYPTAHAIGITSDKGAEILIHIGVDTVNLKGKYFKPLIEQGQKVDVGTPLVEFDYQAIKAAGYAPTVLMIVTNSDRYQVETRADGATEDDALMTLA
- a CDS encoding PRD domain-containing protein, which codes for MIIETILNNNAVVVRHEQRETIIVERGIGFHAKKGETLTLRDSMKVYVPEDQTKLKIAAETIASLPSEYLTLAARIVQEAEVQLQTTFNSYLLIELADHLHFAVMRLHDNLLLHNRLLWEIQMAYEQEYRMGKWALEAVAEQLDETLPEDEAGFIALKFVSNDLNHQQPVDSLAFTQMLANVTKIIFYRLGLDMNTKTPEYQRLAIHLKFFLQRVYAHTDKQEATHDQALLAHLQEDYVQAYQCMEDVVQFIEQKVNVPVSKNEQIYLTLHISRLAASHAQNLKSS
- a CDS encoding alpha/beta hydrolase, encoding MPKKWTVSDFPVGLYQVNHDQSVNFQMNRFFNWSNDREMLQQMKRLDNPKQTYPELVTAFESLGKTALKKDEKLRAAMYFRLAEFYLPSTDSGKINLRHQFISLSNAYYGITEKQHFLIPYENVHMSAYRITPSNPRATLLFLNGFDGDIEEVTRLMLVLRDAGYDVIYFDGPGQGYCLEEEYLPMTHQWEKPVKAVLDYFHVDTATAIGMSLGGNLALRAAAFEPRINRVICYDIFPDFFDCLMNQLPPELKKKFSRSLVTEENKNQINGMADQLMAKSLMLQWAFQQGMKVMGVETPFDFIQKTLNYTTDKISPLVKQDVLLLAGANDHYVANDQLPRQISTLTQVHSLTARRFTAKEFASNHCQLGNVGLALTTMLNWLDQLGQEEVDLSKMN
- a CDS encoding TetR/AcrR family transcriptional regulator, with product MSHQTDLRVTKTNDAIHTAFLSLIDQKGFENITINDIAQTAKINRSTFYLHYVDKYDLLKQMTAVGMTKIIAAMAPELYFSKNTFKEAAFTDYLGQALKVVANEPRLYAFILNDPNHLGLRQQAEDALQQRLIECLPQKTAVERDLLLNIVPAVYLSVIRWWLANDMRYSSTFLAHELAKFFKLGSRSLMSPESHMNF